In one Sulfitobacter sp. LCG007 genomic region, the following are encoded:
- a CDS encoding TRAP transporter large permease subunit, which translates to MTNPEVALFMLGLFIFLVLLGFPIAFTLLAMGVGFGYYAYHQAPIETFSDIFNNNIFYLLNQNTYSVMENATLVAIPLFLFMGYVVERANIVDKLFFSLYMAARNLPGSLAIAALLTCAVFSTASGIVGAVVTLMGLLAFPAMANANYNRSFASGVICAGGTLGILIPPSIMLIVYAAIADLSPLRLYAAAMFPGLLLAGLYIVYVMLRVMMNPALAPKPSEEIVPPRREIYLNLLVSFVPLTVLIALVLGSILGGLATPAEAAAMGALGGIVLAVFYRSLTWTKLKESVFLTAKATAMVCWLFVGSWTFASVFSYLGGHDLIAAWVTGFDLEPWQFLILAQLIIFLLGWPLEWSEILIIFVPIFLPMLDTFGVNPYFFAMLVALNLQTSFLTPPMAMSAYYLKGVLKKQIELVEIFKGIIPYLGIVILTMVLMYQFPAIALWLPDYLFGTYIP; encoded by the coding sequence ATGACCAATCCCGAAGTTGCCCTGTTCATGCTGGGCCTGTTCATCTTCCTTGTGCTGCTGGGCTTTCCCATCGCCTTCACCCTGCTCGCGATGGGGGTGGGGTTTGGCTATTACGCCTATCATCAGGCCCCGATCGAGACCTTCTCGGACATCTTCAACAACAACATCTTCTACCTTCTCAACCAGAATACCTATTCGGTCATGGAGAACGCGACGCTGGTGGCGATACCGCTGTTCCTGTTCATGGGATATGTGGTCGAGCGGGCCAACATCGTCGACAAGCTGTTCTTCTCGCTCTACATGGCCGCGCGCAACCTGCCGGGCTCTCTCGCCATCGCGGCGCTGCTGACCTGCGCGGTGTTTTCCACGGCATCCGGCATCGTGGGCGCTGTCGTCACGCTCATGGGGCTGCTTGCCTTTCCGGCCATGGCCAACGCCAATTACAACCGCAGCTTCGCCTCCGGGGTGATTTGCGCGGGCGGAACGCTGGGCATCCTCATCCCGCCCTCGATCATGCTGATCGTCTATGCCGCCATCGCCGACCTCTCGCCGCTCAGGCTTTATGCGGCGGCGATGTTCCCGGGGCTTCTGCTGGCGGGGCTCTACATCGTCTACGTGATGCTGCGGGTGATGATGAACCCGGCCCTTGCACCCAAACCCAGCGAGGAGATCGTGCCGCCCAGGCGCGAGATCTACCTCAACCTGCTGGTCAGTTTCGTGCCGCTCACCGTGCTCATCGCGCTGGTGCTCGGCTCGATCCTGGGCGGTCTCGCGACACCGGCGGAAGCGGCGGCGATGGGCGCACTGGGCGGTATCGTGCTGGCCGTCTTCTACCGCTCGCTGACCTGGACCAAGCTGAAGGAGAGCGTTTTCCTGACTGCCAAGGCGACCGCGATGGTCTGCTGGCTGTTCGTGGGCTCCTGGACCTTCGCCTCGGTGTTTTCCTATCTCGGCGGACATGACCTGATCGCGGCCTGGGTCACGGGTTTCGACCTCGAACCCTGGCAGTTCCTGATCTTGGCGCAGCTCATCATCTTCCTGCTGGGCTGGCCTCTCGAGTGGTCCGAGATCCTGATCATCTTCGTGCCGATCTTCCTGCCGATGCTCGACACCTTCGGGGTCAACCCGTATTTCTTCGCCATGCTCGTGGCGCTGAACCTGCAGACCTCCTTCCTGACGCCGCCCATGGCCATGTCGGCCTATTATCTCAAGGGCGTTCTGAAGAAGCAGATCGAGCTGGTCGAGATCTTCAAGGGGATCATTCCGTATCTCGGGATCGTCATCCTGACGATGGTGCTGATGTACCAGTTCCCGGCCATCGCGCTCTGGCTGCCGGACTATCTGTTCGGAACCTACATACCGTGA
- a CDS encoding TRAP transporter small permease subunit: protein MVKFVHAVEGLSLWVGRAFGWCILILTLSVSYEVFVRYVLNAPTVWAFDMMIQMYGALFLMCGAYALAQDSHVRADVLYRLFPVRVQAWLDFVLYFVFFFPGILALVWFGWEIAADSWRYREVSFNSPASIQIYFFKSLIPVAGLLLILQGIAELCRCVMAIRSGVWLDRLDDVKETEDMLMHVDELKRP, encoded by the coding sequence GTGGTCAAGTTCGTACATGCCGTCGAGGGGCTGAGCCTCTGGGTCGGGCGCGCCTTCGGATGGTGCATCCTGATCCTGACCCTGTCGGTATCCTACGAGGTCTTCGTGCGCTACGTGCTGAATGCGCCGACGGTCTGGGCTTTCGACATGATGATCCAGATGTACGGGGCGCTCTTCCTGATGTGCGGCGCCTATGCGCTGGCGCAGGACAGCCATGTGCGGGCCGACGTGCTCTACCGGCTCTTCCCCGTGCGGGTGCAGGCATGGCTCGATTTCGTCCTGTACTTCGTGTTCTTCTTTCCCGGCATCCTGGCGCTTGTCTGGTTCGGCTGGGAAATCGCGGCGGACAGCTGGAGATACAGGGAAGTCAGCTTCAACAGCCCCGCCAGCATCCAGATCTATTTCTTCAAGTCGCTGATCCCCGTCGCGGGCCTGCTGCTGATCCTTCAGGGTATCGCCGAGCTTTGTCGCTGCGTGATGGCGATACGCAGCGGCGTCTGGCTCGACCGGCTCGATGACGTGAAGGAGACGGAGGACATGCTGATGCATGTCGATGAGCTGAAGCGCCCGTGA
- a CDS encoding TRAP transporter substrate-binding protein, translated as MTENLNRRKFLRGSAVAGAAALAAPAVAQDAGTTLKMQAAWGGGIFLENAQSFANRVNEMSGGSLTIEVLSVDSVVKTSQMQDAVHRGVLDAAHYVTAYWYGKSKTASLFGTGPCFGWSSQEVLGWIYAGGGQELFDELMAELRLNVVSFFNSPMPAQPLGWFNQQITDADQMKGLKYRTVGLAADVLLEMGMSVVQLPGGEIQPAMKSGLIDAAEFNNPTADRDFGMQDVSKTYMLASYHQSQEFFEITFNKDKFNALSDEHKAIIKNASMAENSGFYWGNTKRYSDDLIKLQEQDGVSVYRTPDSVLAAQLDAWDIVSTRIADEDPFFKRVMESQMAYAKDVMGYLNLNQPNYQLAYDHYFTTS; from the coding sequence ATGACTGAGAACCTGAACCGCAGAAAGTTTCTGCGCGGATCGGCCGTGGCCGGAGCGGCGGCTCTGGCCGCGCCCGCAGTCGCGCAGGATGCCGGAACGACCCTCAAGATGCAGGCCGCATGGGGTGGCGGGATATTTCTGGAGAATGCCCAGTCGTTCGCCAACCGCGTCAACGAGATGTCGGGAGGCTCGCTGACCATCGAGGTGCTGTCCGTCGACAGCGTCGTCAAGACCAGCCAGATGCAGGACGCCGTGCATCGCGGCGTTCTGGATGCGGCGCATTACGTGACGGCCTACTGGTACGGCAAATCCAAGACCGCCTCGCTGTTCGGGACCGGACCCTGCTTCGGCTGGTCCAGCCAGGAGGTGCTGGGCTGGATCTACGCGGGCGGCGGACAGGAGCTGTTCGACGAACTGATGGCCGAGCTGCGGCTCAATGTCGTGTCGTTCTTCAACTCTCCGATGCCGGCGCAGCCGCTGGGCTGGTTCAACCAGCAGATCACGGACGCCGACCAGATGAAGGGTCTCAAGTACCGGACCGTGGGTCTTGCGGCCGACGTTCTTCTGGAAATGGGCATGTCCGTGGTGCAGCTGCCGGGAGGAGAGATCCAGCCCGCGATGAAGTCGGGCCTGATCGACGCGGCGGAGTTCAACAATCCGACCGCAGACCGCGACTTCGGGATGCAGGACGTCTCGAAGACCTACATGCTGGCCTCCTACCACCAGAGCCAGGAATTCTTCGAGATCACCTTCAACAAGGACAAGTTCAACGCGCTTTCGGACGAGCACAAGGCAATCATCAAGAATGCGTCCATGGCCGAAAACTCGGGCTTTTACTGGGGCAACACCAAGCGCTACTCGGATGACCTGATAAAGCTTCAGGAACAGGACGGGGTCAGCGTCTACCGTACCCCGGATTCGGTACTTGCTGCGCAGCTCGACGCCTGGGACATCGTATCGACCCGGATTGCCGACGAAGATCCATTCTTCAAGAGGGTGATGGAGTCGCAGATGGCCTATGCCAAGGACGTCATGGGCTATCTGAACCTGAACCAGCCGAACTACCAGCTGGCCTACGACCACTACTTCACGACGTCCTGA
- a CDS encoding GGDEF domain-containing protein, translating to MHLLLGADGQVISVGPTLQKLCPDGILTGRDFFEIFAIERPRRIESLSDLRQWPGTKLHLRLRGGSQTELKGVLAEGMRPDTLVVNLSFGVSIVDAVRDFSLTAADFAPTDLAVEMLYLIEAKSSAMKATSALNQRLQAARRRAEKAAVTDVLTGLKNRRAIGQILERLVRQKIEFAVMNVDLDYFKEVNDTLGHGAGDTVLQTVAGIMLEEIREHDAVARMGGDEFLIVLAGGLSDEDIAGIGQRIIERVQEPVDYKGKLCRISASIGVTQSRIYDRLDLDRVHQDADIALYESKRRGRARVTFYKPDLRKEVGPDPLATGRIAP from the coding sequence ATGCATCTCCTACTTGGCGCTGACGGGCAGGTCATATCGGTCGGCCCCACGCTCCAGAAACTCTGCCCGGATGGCATCCTGACAGGACGCGACTTCTTCGAGATATTCGCGATCGAACGCCCCCGCCGCATCGAATCGCTGTCTGACTTGCGGCAATGGCCGGGCACGAAGCTGCACCTGAGGCTCCGTGGTGGCTCGCAGACGGAATTGAAGGGGGTTCTCGCCGAAGGAATGCGGCCCGATACCCTGGTGGTCAACCTGTCCTTTGGCGTGTCGATCGTCGATGCGGTCCGGGATTTCTCGCTCACGGCCGCGGATTTCGCGCCGACGGACCTCGCGGTTGAAATGCTTTACCTGATCGAGGCGAAGTCCTCGGCGATGAAGGCAACCAGCGCATTGAACCAGCGGCTACAGGCCGCCCGGCGAAGGGCGGAAAAGGCTGCGGTAACGGATGTGCTGACCGGGCTGAAGAACCGCCGCGCTATCGGGCAGATACTCGAGCGGCTTGTTCGCCAGAAGATCGAGTTCGCCGTGATGAACGTGGATCTGGACTATTTCAAGGAAGTCAACGACACGCTCGGCCATGGCGCCGGCGACACCGTCCTGCAGACGGTCGCGGGCATCATGCTCGAGGAGATTCGCGAGCATGACGCGGTAGCGCGGATGGGCGGGGACGAGTTCCTGATCGTCTTGGCGGGGGGGCTGAGCGATGAGGATATCGCCGGTATCGGGCAGCGCATCATCGAGAGGGTACAGGAACCCGTCGACTACAAGGGAAAGTTGTGCCGCATTTCGGCCAGCATCGGCGTCACGCAATCGCGCATCTACGACCGGCTTGATCTCGACAGGGTGCATCAGGACGCCGATATCGCGCTTTACGAGTCAAAGCGCCGCGGCCGGGCCCGGGTGACGTTCTACAAGCCGGATCTGCGCAAGGAAGTCGGACCAGACCCGCTAGCCACGGGTCGAATCGCGCCCTAG
- a CDS encoding heme NO-binding domain-containing protein has protein sequence MHGLVNKGIQRFVVDSYGQAQWAAVVQRADLQFANFEAMLVYDDSLTPKVLCAASEVLGRPYDEMMEDIGTYLVSHPNVGGLRRLLRFGGVDFVDFLRSLDDMPDWARLAVPDLELPSIELRQDGEDSFSLICRSSLRGFGHVIAGALRALADDYGALAYLEHTGGSGEVETISIRLLESGFASGRDFSLGGGTA, from the coding sequence ATGCACGGACTGGTCAACAAGGGAATTCAGCGTTTTGTCGTGGATAGCTACGGCCAGGCGCAATGGGCCGCCGTCGTGCAGCGCGCGGACCTCCAATTCGCCAATTTCGAGGCGATGCTGGTCTATGACGACAGCCTCACGCCGAAGGTTCTCTGCGCCGCCAGCGAAGTCCTCGGCCGACCGTATGACGAGATGATGGAGGATATCGGCACCTATCTGGTGTCGCACCCGAACGTCGGCGGACTGCGCCGGCTTCTGCGCTTCGGGGGCGTCGATTTCGTTGACTTCCTGCGCTCGCTGGACGATATGCCGGATTGGGCCAGACTCGCGGTGCCCGACCTCGAATTGCCCAGCATCGAACTGCGCCAGGACGGCGAGGACAGCTTTAGCCTGATCTGTCGCAGCAGTCTGCGCGGATTCGGTCACGTCATCGCCGGCGCGCTCAGGGCGCTGGCGGACGATTATGGCGCACTCGCCTATCTCGAACACACCGGCGGTTCAGGCGAGGTTGAAACGATCTCGATCCGCCTTCTGGAAAGCGGGTTCGCAAGCGGCCGCGATTTCAGCCTTGGCGGGGGCACCGCGTGA